GGATGCTGCGTTGTGCGTCAGGCCCCCACGGCTGTTTCCAGCTGGCACCTTTTACCAGCCGCCACCAGCCCAGCTCGGCCACGGCCTGGGTGGGTTGGATGAACACTACGGCTTCGCCCTGCTGTTCGGCTTCGGTAACGTAGCCGGTGGCCTCTACAAAACTTTGGAATTGGGCGTTGGTTACTTCGGTGCGGTCTATCCAGAAATCACCGACGGTTCTGCGGCGGTTTTTGAGTGCAAATTCTTCGGGATAATGGTCTTCGCTGCCGATGTCGAAACTGCCGCCTTTGATTTTGACCATACCGGCATAGGGGTCTTGCTGCCATTTTTCGGGCAGGCCGGAATAGTTCAGACAGGCATCGGCGTTGCCCAAACCGGCTTTATCGGCAGCGGTATTTGCGGCAGCAGCTTTATCCGAAGCAGGCGCATTCTGTGCGGTTTTGGGGGTGTCGGGCGAACAGGCTGCGGTTAGGGCGGCAGCAAGGCAAAGGGTGAAACGGGTGTGCAGAGTGTACGGCATGGCGGCTCCTTATTCGTATCGCGGCAAAAAGCAGCGGTTGAGGCCGTCTGAAAAGCAAATGCCTGCCTGAAAGCGGCAGCCGTGTGTTTTGGCTGCCGCCGGGTAAAAGGCTTGAAAAGCGTGACGGCACACTTTAGGCGGTGTTTTCAGACGGCCTGACAGCGTATCAGGTTAACCGCCCGATTTTTTCAGGAAGTCGGGTTGGATACATTCGGTGTAGAAGCAGTTCATTTGGCCGTATTTGTAGCGCACGGGTGCTTCCACCACGCCTACGCGGCGGGCATAGCGGTTCCATTCGCCCGCCAGCTCGCGCGTTTTTTGCGGATGGCGCGCGGAGAGGTCGGTGCGGAACGACGGGTCGGTTTTACGGTTGTACAACGCCCATTTGCCGGTGCCGTAAGGCGGGGTTTGGTGCAGTGCCGCCCAATCGCCGCGGTAGAGTGCTTTGCGGTTGTTGAACTCCCAGCCCAAAGAGCGTTCGGGCAGCTTCTTGCCGGCGAACACGGGCAGGAACGAGCGGCCTTCCATGGACAGCAGCTTGTTGCCTTGATACGAGGCGGGGCGTTTGGCTCCGGTCAGCTCCAACACCGTGGGCACGAAGTCGATAACGTGCAGGGTTTCGCTTTGAATCTGCCCGGCCTTGATCTTGCCGGGATAGCGGATAACGGCCGGCACATGGATGCCGCCGTCAGACAAAATGCTCTTGAAATAAGGCAGCGGTGTGGAGGCAACCTGCGCCCATTGCGGCCCTAATGTAACATACGAACCTTTTTTGCCCATGTTGGCCATGCTGTTGTCGAAAGTGCTGTCCACCCATTCCCTGATGCCGTTTTTGTCTTCGGTGGTGCCGAGCGATTCGGGCGTGGCCGATTCGGCGCCGTTGTCCGACATAAACAGAATCAGAGTGTTGTCGAGTTCTCCCGTGGTGTTGAGATAATCGACAACGCGGCCGATGTTGTGGTCGAGGTTATCTACCATCGCCGCGTAAATCTGCATGGCTTTGGTTTGTTCCTGACGCTGCGCTTCGGTGAGGCGGTTCCAAGACGAAAACACGCCTTCCAGCGGATTGTTGATCTGGGTTCCGGGCGGCATCACGCCTTTTTCAATCATGCGTGCAAGACGCTGTTTGCGTACCGCATCGTATCCTTCGCGGTAATGGTTGCGGTATTTCTCCAAAAACGCATCAGGTGCCTGTAACGGCCAATGCGGTGCGGTAAACGCGAGATAACCGAAGAACGGCTGGCCGCGTTTGCGGTCGTTTTTCAGGTAGGAAATCATCCTGTCGGTAAAGAAATCGCTTGAGAATGTGAAGTCGGCGGGCAGCACGGTTTCTTTGCCGTCTTCAAAATAACGGGCTTTGTAATTGCCGGGGAACATCTGGCTGGCATCCATATGTGCCGCCCCGCCCGGCATCAGGGTGAACGAACGGTCGAAGCCGCGCGCTTTGGGGTGGCTGTCGTCGGTTGCGCCCAAATGCCATTTTCCGGTAACAAACGAAGCATAACCGTGGTTTTTCAGAATTTCGGCAACCGTCATCACTCTGCCGTTCAGACGGCCTTCATAACCGGGCTTGCCTTTTTGCTCGGGCTGGAGATATTCGGCCATCGTGCCGAAACCCGCCTGATGGTGGTCGTTGCCGGTGAGCAGCATCGAGCGGGTTACCGAACAGGTGGGGCCGGTGTAGAAATTGTTTAATACCGCGCCTTCTTTGGCGAGACGGTTGATGTTGGGCGTGGAAATTTCGCCGCCGAAAGGTTCGGTGTCGGAAAAGCCCAAATCGTCTGCCACGATAACCAGCACGTTGGGCGGCTGTTGGGCGGCAGGTTTGGCTGTGGCCGCAGATGTGCACAGCATGGCCGGCACGGATAAGGCCAAAATGATGGGTTTGATGTTCATGTTGTTTCTCCTCTGTGAAAAACAGGCCGTCTGAAAAAGTTATTTTTTATTTGTTTATTGTTTATGATGTTTTGTGGTTTTGTGCGGTTGAATGCGTTTGTTTGATGCTTGAAACGGGTTAACTTCGGGTATGGAAAACGTGTTGATTCAGTTATAGCGTGTGCGTCATGGCCGGGTTTGCCCCGGATATGACCTAAAATGGTATGACTGTAAATAAAGATAAAAATTCAAATAGTTAACGGTGAGTTTTAGGTTTGGCCGTGGGAAAGATAAACGGCTTGCTCGTCTTCCGATACGCTTTCCTGTATCAACGAATGGTTTTTACAGGGGCCGTCTACACACAGGCCGGTTTCGATATCGAACATGGCCGAATGGTGCGCGCACATGATGTAGCGGTTTTGGTAAGTGAAAAAACGGCCTTGGGCATTGTCGAGCTGGATGGAAAAATGCGGGCACACGTTGCGGTAGGCAAAGCAGCGCCCGTCTTTCCTGATCAACACGATGGTGATGTTCTGTTCAACGGGGTGGGGTACTTTGAACACCCCGCCGTTTTCGTCCAGCTCGGTCTGGCGGCAGAGAAAGGTTTTATCGCTCACGGCTCTCGTCTCCCGTTAGGATGAAATCGTATTCAATCAGCCGGTAATCTGTGTTCAGGCCGTAGCGTTCGCGGCTGGTGTCGTCGGCTTTTTCTTCGCTGTAACGCACAATCAGGCGGTCTTTCACGCCGAACACGGCATCGTTTTGCAGATATTCGTCGCCTTCGAGAAACAGGTGGGTAACCAAGCCTTGAAAACCGTCGGCCTCGATTTTGAAATGGATGTGCGCCGGCCGCCAAACGCTGCGCTTGGCATAAGCCATCAGCTTGCCCACCGTGCCGTCGTCGGGAATCGGGTAACTTACCGGCAAAATGGTTTGGAAGGCATAGCTGCCGTCTTCTTGGCTGAGAAACACGCCGCGGAGGTTGTCGGTGCTTTGGTGCGGGTCTTGGCCGGAATACATGCCGTTTTCGGCGGTTTGCCAAACATCGATGCGCGCGCCCGCAACCGGATTGCCTTCGATGTCGGTGATTTTGCCGCGCACCAATAAAGGCGGAGCCGCCGCATCATCGGAAATGATGCTGCTGCCGAACGGCCTTATCGGCATATTGTCGATAAAGAACGGGCCGAACACGGTGGAAGGCGTTTGCACTTCGTTTTTTTCGTGCAGAATCTGATCGATCAGCATCGACACGCCCAATACGTCCGACAGCAAAATGTATTCCTGACGCTGTTCGTGGCAGAGTTTGCCGGTTTCGGTTAAGAAGCGGATGGCCTGCTCCCATTCCTGTTCGCTCGGTTCGGTTTCGCGCACATATTCGTGCAGTTTTTTGATGAAAGTGGTAATGAGAAAACGGTGCCGCTCGTTTTCGATGTTTTGAAAACTGCGGATAACCTGTTCGGTCAGATTCATGCGTTCCTCCTTGGTAGCTTATTGTTTTGTTTATTTTATTAGTAGGCCGAAGGGATGCCCAAGCCGCCGAAAGCGTGCCTCGGGCAGGGTGGAGGCCGTCTGAAAACAGTATTCAGGCGGGCGGCCGACCTTCATGGGCTTTTTTCAATAAGTCGAGCAGCTCGTCGTAAACATACGGGCGCGGGTTGTAATAGGGGCTGTCGCACACGATACGGGCAACTTCTTCGGCTCCGTGTTCGGGAAAGCCGATGTCTTTCAGGGCCATCGGAATGCCTAAAGACTGGTTGAGGCGGTAAAGTTCGGAACCGCATGCTTGCGGGTCGGCGATATCCAAAGCCGAAGCCAGACGAGCCATTGCTTCATCGTCGGCTGAGCGGTTGTAATGCACCGAATAAGGCAGCATGATGGCATGGGCTTGGGCGTGGGGCAGATTGAACGTGCCGCCTAAGGTATGGCAGATTTTGTGGTGTACCGCCATGCCGACCGAACCCAAACAGATGCCCGCCAGCCATGCGCCGTAAAACGCCTGTTCTCGCGCCGTTTCGTCTTGAGGGTTTTGAACGATTTTAGGAAGCGCGTTTTTCAAAGAACGCACCGATTCTTCGGCCATCATGCTGATAATCGGGTTTTTGTTTTCCGCATAAAGGGCTTCAACCGCGTGAGCCATCGCATTCATGCCCGATGCGGCAGATATGGCGGCAGGCAGGGTAAAGGTCAGCTCGGGGTCGTAAATCACGGCTTTGGGCAAAACGCGGATATCTTTGCCGGTGGTTTTGCGGCCGTTGTCGGTGAGGCCGTAAACCGTGGTCATTTCGCTGCCTGCGTAAGTGGTCGGCACGGCCACTATGGGTACGCCCAGCTCCAAAGCCACGGCTTTGGCCAAGCCGATGGTGGAACCGCCGCCCAGCGCGATACAGCAGTCGATTTGGTGTTCGCGCACATAGGCCGAGGCTTTTTGAGCCACTTCCACCGGAACGTGCATCACGGCATGGGGGTAAACACCGGCGGCAATGTCGCCCAATGTTCCGGCCAGTTTTTCACCGGCGCTTTTTTGGTCGGGCGTGGTCATCACCAGCACATTACGGTAGCCGTAGCGGTCTAATATGCCGCGCAGTTCGCTGATGCGTCCTTTGCCGAAATACACATCCAGCGGCAAGGCTTGGTAATGGAAACGGTTCATAACAATTCCTTTGTATTCATGATATGCAGCTAAATCGCTTCACTTAATCGATTAAGTTGTGTCGCGCCGGTTCAGACAGGCATAAGCGGCGGGTAAGTGAAGTGTGATCCTGCTCTTGGAGGCAGTGTGGATATGAGGCAAGTGCGGCGGGCGGCTACCTGAAAGGGATTAGACTTGCCGCCCGAACGCTTTGCCTGCTTACTTGCGTCTGTCGAAGTGCGGCGGAATTTGCGCATCTACATTCACCCACACCGATTTGGCTTCGGTATAGTCGTGAATGGCTTCGAAGCCCATTTCGCGACCGTATCCCGATTTGCCTACGCCGCCGAAGGGGCTGCCGGGGTTAACGCGTTTGTAGCTGTTGATCCAGCACATGCCTGCGCGTATCTTACGGGCAAACAAATGTGCGCGTTGCAGGTTTTTCGTCCACAAGCCGCTGCCCAAGCCGTATTCGGTGCCGTTGGCGATTTCCAAAGCTTCTTCGTCGTTTTTGAAGCGCAGCACAGTAACAAACGGGCCGAACACTTCTTCTTGCGCCACACGGTCGGTAGGTTTGGCTTCCACCACGGTGGGCAAAACGTAGTAGCCGTTTTTCAACGCGGCATCTTCGGGTGCTTTGCCGCCGGTTAGGATTTTACCGCCCTGTTCGGTGGCGATTTCCGCATAGGAAAGCACTTTGTTGCGGTGCGATTCAGAAGTGAGCGGGCCCATTTCGGTTTCGGGGTTAAGCGGGTCGCCCAAGCGGATGGATTCGGCCAATTTCACGAATTTTTCCAAAAACTCGTCGGCGATGGATTCGTGCAGCATCAGGCGGGAACCGGCGATACAGGCTTGACCTTGGTTGTGGAAAATCGCCCATGCCGAGCCGTTAACGGCAGCATCAATATCAGCATCTTCAAACACGATGTTGGCACCTTTTCCGCCCAATTCCAGTTGCAGGCGTTTCAGGTTGCCGGCAGAGGCACGCACGATGCTTTGGCCGGTTTGGGTGGAGCCGGTAAAGGCCACTTTGGCGATGTCTTCATGGTCGGCAATGCGTTGTCCGGCGGTGTTGCCGTATCCTGCAACAATATTGACCACGCCGTCGGGGAAGC
This portion of the Neisseria canis genome encodes:
- a CDS encoding formylglycine-generating enzyme family protein, which encodes MPYTLHTRFTLCLAAALTAACSPDTPKTAQNAPASDKAAAANTAADKAGLGNADACLNYSGLPEKWQQDPYAGMVKIKGGSFDIGSEDHYPEEFALKNRRRTVGDFWIDRTEVTNAQFQSFVEATGYVTEAEQQGEAVVFIQPTQAVAELGWWRLVKGASWKQPWGPDAQRSIRPNEPVRMITLKDAQTYAAWVGRELPTEEQWEYAAKGFSKERDISTDRERIDANTWHGEFPYQNLGKDGHADAAPVGCYPANGFGLFDTIGNVWEYTRTPFSGNHDDHMGIGQLHSGHMQHSFNSYTIKGGSFLCAENYCMRYRAAARHPQEKDLAISHVGFRTVKAVR
- a CDS encoding arylsulfatase translates to MNIKPIILALSVPAMLCTSAATAKPAAQQPPNVLVIVADDLGFSDTEPFGGEISTPNINRLAKEGAVLNNFYTGPTCSVTRSMLLTGNDHHQAGFGTMAEYLQPEQKGKPGYEGRLNGRVMTVAEILKNHGYASFVTGKWHLGATDDSHPKARGFDRSFTLMPGGAAHMDASQMFPGNYKARYFEDGKETVLPADFTFSSDFFTDRMISYLKNDRKRGQPFFGYLAFTAPHWPLQAPDAFLEKYRNHYREGYDAVRKQRLARMIEKGVMPPGTQINNPLEGVFSSWNRLTEAQRQEQTKAMQIYAAMVDNLDHNIGRVVDYLNTTGELDNTLILFMSDNGAESATPESLGTTEDKNGIREWVDSTFDNSMANMGKKGSYVTLGPQWAQVASTPLPYFKSILSDGGIHVPAVIRYPGKIKAGQIQSETLHVIDFVPTVLELTGAKRPASYQGNKLLSMEGRSFLPVFAGKKLPERSLGWEFNNRKALYRGDWAALHQTPPYGTGKWALYNRKTDPSFRTDLSARHPQKTRELAGEWNRYARRVGVVEAPVRYKYGQMNCFYTECIQPDFLKKSGG
- a CDS encoding Rieske (2Fe-2S) protein; this translates as MSDKTFLCRQTELDENGGVFKVPHPVEQNITIVLIRKDGRCFAYRNVCPHFSIQLDNAQGRFFTYQNRYIMCAHHSAMFDIETGLCVDGPCKNHSLIQESVSEDEQAVYLSHGQT
- a CDS encoding dioxygenase family protein, giving the protein MNLTEQVIRSFQNIENERHRFLITTFIKKLHEYVRETEPSEQEWEQAIRFLTETGKLCHEQRQEYILLSDVLGVSMLIDQILHEKNEVQTPSTVFGPFFIDNMPIRPFGSSIISDDAAAPPLLVRGKITDIEGNPVAGARIDVWQTAENGMYSGQDPHQSTDNLRGVFLSQEDGSYAFQTILPVSYPIPDDGTVGKLMAYAKRSVWRPAHIHFKIEADGFQGLVTHLFLEGDEYLQNDAVFGVKDRLIVRYSEEKADDTSRERYGLNTDYRLIEYDFILTGDESRER
- a CDS encoding maleylacetate reductase produces the protein MNRFHYQALPLDVYFGKGRISELRGILDRYGYRNVLVMTTPDQKSAGEKLAGTLGDIAAGVYPHAVMHVPVEVAQKASAYVREHQIDCCIALGGGSTIGLAKAVALELGVPIVAVPTTYAGSEMTTVYGLTDNGRKTTGKDIRVLPKAVIYDPELTFTLPAAISAASGMNAMAHAVEALYAENKNPIISMMAEESVRSLKNALPKIVQNPQDETAREQAFYGAWLAGICLGSVGMAVHHKICHTLGGTFNLPHAQAHAIMLPYSVHYNRSADDEAMARLASALDIADPQACGSELYRLNQSLGIPMALKDIGFPEHGAEEVARIVCDSPYYNPRPYVYDELLDLLKKAHEGRPPA
- a CDS encoding aldehyde dehydrogenase family protein, translated to MNTELFINGKFVPAQKGGTIDVLNPANGELITKIAAAEAEDVDIAVAAAKKAFPAWAATPAAERGRLLLKLADLIEEHAEELAQIESLDTGHPIRDSRRLDVPRTAACFRYFGGMADKIQGSVIPVEQGFLNYVVREPVGVVGQIVPWNFPLMFTSWKLGPALAAGNTVVMKPSELTPLSTLKIAELIQKAGFPDGVVNIVAGYGNTAGQRIADHEDIAKVAFTGSTQTGQSIVRASAGNLKRLQLELGGKGANIVFEDADIDAAVNGSAWAIFHNQGQACIAGSRLMLHESIADEFLEKFVKLAESIRLGDPLNPETEMGPLTSESHRNKVLSYAEIATEQGGKILTGGKAPEDAALKNGYYVLPTVVEAKPTDRVAQEEVFGPFVTVLRFKNDEEALEIANGTEYGLGSGLWTKNLQRAHLFARKIRAGMCWINSYKRVNPGSPFGGVGKSGYGREMGFEAIHDYTEAKSVWVNVDAQIPPHFDRRK